From Mucilaginibacter rubeus, a single genomic window includes:
- a CDS encoding VOC family protein — MSLKSIAPMLYTRQVRETVDFYVTNLGFTCIGYDEDWGWATVSRDDIEIMFALPVDNASFTVPKFTGSFYIRTDKVDLLWSELKDRAVICYPIEDFNYGMREFGVFDYNGYLLQFGMPIE; from the coding sequence ATGTCTTTAAAATCTATTGCCCCTATGTTATACACCCGGCAGGTACGGGAAACTGTCGACTTTTATGTTACTAACCTCGGCTTTACCTGTATCGGATACGATGAAGATTGGGGATGGGCTACCGTAAGCCGCGATGATATCGAAATCATGTTTGCTTTACCGGTTGATAACGCATCATTCACTGTGCCTAAATTTACAGGCTCGTTTTATATCCGTACCGATAAGGTAGACCTATTATGGAGCGAACTTAAAGACAGGGCAGTAATTTGCTATCCTATTGAGGATTTTAATTACGGTATGCGCGAGTTTGGTGTTTTTGACTACAACGGTTACCTGCTGCAATTCGGGATGCCGATTGAGTGA
- a CDS encoding SGNH/GDSL hydrolase family protein: protein MRKLYFLILFIAFTGTINTCAAQSVILKSKDQRIRYTGRINQTDEAAELYWTGSSLKINFNGTGASALMQDERGENYYTIVVDDKVINTIHLDNTKQAYTLAENLPAGKHTLELFKRTEWDKGKTLFYQFILAKEGTALPPPEAKKRKIEFFGNSITCGYADEDTTGQDRGTAPYENGYLSYAALTARHFDAQYVCTSKSGIGITVSWFPLIMPEMYNRLDPTDPTSIWDFKKYTPDVVVINLFQNDSWIVNQPNNPQFKERFGTKAPEPDQIIKAYKDFVKNIRKTYPKAQIICALGSMDATKAGSPWPGYIEKAVAALNDKQIYTHFIPYKNTPGHPSLKEQQAMADDLIAFMEKTVKW from the coding sequence ATGCGCAAACTATATTTCCTTATACTTTTCATTGCTTTTACCGGCACTATAAATACCTGCGCCGCTCAAAGCGTTATACTTAAAAGCAAAGATCAACGCATCCGTTATACCGGGCGCATTAACCAAACCGATGAAGCTGCCGAACTTTACTGGACAGGTTCATCACTCAAAATCAATTTCAACGGAACCGGCGCGTCGGCCCTGATGCAGGACGAACGTGGTGAAAATTATTATACCATCGTTGTTGATGATAAAGTGATCAACACCATCCACCTTGATAATACTAAGCAGGCCTACACACTGGCCGAAAATCTGCCGGCCGGCAAACACACCCTCGAATTATTTAAACGTACCGAATGGGATAAAGGCAAAACTCTTTTTTACCAGTTTATTTTAGCTAAAGAGGGTACAGCACTCCCGCCACCGGAGGCTAAAAAGCGTAAGATCGAGTTTTTCGGTAATTCCATCACCTGTGGGTATGCCGATGAGGACACTACCGGGCAAGACCGTGGTACGGCCCCTTACGAAAACGGATATCTGAGCTATGCCGCGCTAACCGCACGTCACTTTGATGCACAGTATGTTTGTACCTCAAAAAGTGGTATCGGCATCACGGTAAGCTGGTTTCCGCTCATCATGCCCGAAATGTATAACCGCCTGGATCCAACAGACCCAACAAGCATCTGGGATTTCAAAAAGTATACACCTGATGTTGTGGTGATTAACCTGTTTCAGAATGACTCATGGATTGTAAACCAGCCCAACAATCCACAATTTAAAGAGCGTTTTGGCACCAAAGCGCCAGAGCCTGACCAGATCATAAAAGCTTATAAAGATTTTGTAAAAAATATCCGGAAGACTTATCCCAAAGCGCAGATCATTTGCGCGTTAGGCAGTATGGATGCAACCAAAGCGGGATCGCCCTGGCCCGGCTATATTGAAAAGGCCGTTGCCGCTTTAAACGACAAGCAGATCTATACCCATTTTATTCCATACAAAAACACACCAGGTCACCCAAGCCTTAAAGAGCAACAAGCCATGGCCGATGATTTGATTGCCTTTATGGAGAAGACGGTTAAGTGGTGA
- a CDS encoding CoA transferase subunit A, producing the protein MNKVVSGADEAIRDITDGMTLMLGGFGLCGLPENCIAALVKKGVKQLTCISNNAGVDDFGIGLMLKQRQVKKMISSYVGENAEFERQLLSGELEVDLIPQGTLATRCMAAGYGMPAIFTPAGIGTEVAEGKEVRNFNGKDYLMEMAFDADFAIVKAWKGDTMGNLVYRSTARNFNPVMAMAGKITIAEVEELVQPGELDPDHIHTPGIYVHRIFQGVDYEKRIEHVTVRNKQ; encoded by the coding sequence ATGAATAAAGTAGTTAGTGGTGCCGACGAGGCTATCCGCGACATTACCGACGGCATGACCCTCATGCTGGGCGGCTTCGGTTTATGCGGGTTGCCCGAAAATTGTATTGCCGCGCTGGTGAAAAAAGGGGTTAAACAACTCACCTGTATCTCCAACAATGCCGGGGTTGATGACTTCGGTATCGGTCTGATGCTGAAACAACGCCAGGTAAAAAAAATGATCTCATCGTACGTAGGTGAAAATGCCGAATTTGAACGCCAGCTGTTAAGCGGTGAACTGGAGGTTGACCTGATACCACAAGGTACGCTGGCCACCCGCTGTATGGCTGCCGGTTATGGTATGCCCGCCATATTTACCCCTGCCGGTATAGGAACCGAAGTGGCGGAAGGCAAGGAAGTACGCAATTTTAATGGCAAGGATTATTTAATGGAGATGGCCTTTGATGCCGATTTCGCCATTGTAAAAGCCTGGAAGGGCGATACTATGGGTAACCTGGTATACCGTTCTACCGCCCGCAATTTTAACCCGGTAATGGCCATGGCCGGTAAAATAACCATTGCCGAAGTAGAAGAACTGGTACAACCCGGCGAACTTGACCCTGATCATATCCATACACCCGGTATTTATGTGCATAGAATTTTTCAGGGTGTGGACTATGAAAAACGGATTGAACATGTAACGGTGAGGAACAAACAATAA